The genomic DNA CGGCGCGGCGGTCGAGGACGGCGTGCGGCACGTCGTGCTGGACCTCGAGGCGCTGGAGTTCAGCAACAGCAGCGGCCTGGGCATCATCGCCTCGATCTACAACCTCGTGCACCCGCACGCGGGCCGGCTCGTCGTCGTCGGCGCCGGCGACATGATCCGCAAGTCGATGGAGATCATCCGCCTCTGGGAGCTGGTCGGCCACGCCCGCTCGGTGGAGGACGCGCTCCTCCAGCTGCCCGAGGTCTAGCCGCCTCTCGGCGCGCCGCGCGCCGCGCCCGCTCCAGGCCGTCTTCTCCTTCTCGCCGCGCATCCGCGCCCCGTGGGCATAGAAGTTGTGGGCATCGTAGGAGCGCGGATCCAGCGCGAGCGCACGCTCGAACTCCGCCACCGCCTCATCGGAGCGCTCGAACAGGCTCAGCGCCATGCCGTGGGCGACGTGAGCCTGGGCGTCGACCGTGGCGACGCTGCGAACGGCCCGCCGCTCGCGCGGGCTGAGCGAGACTTGCAGCGCCTGCACCACGCTCTCGGCGATCTCGTCCTGCACGGCGAAGATGTCGCTCAGCTCGCGGTCGAAGCGCTCGGACCAGAGCACGAAGCCCTCGGCGACGTCGGTGAGCTCGGTCGTGATGCGCACGCGCTGGCCCGCCTTGCGCACGCTGCCCTGCGCTTCCGCCGCGGCGATGGCGGCGGCGACAGCCTCGGCGATCTCGAGGAAGCGCGAGAAGGGCAAGCCCTCGGGCGGCAACAGCTCGGCGAGGGTGCGCGCCTCGCGCGCGAAACGGTCCAGGCGCGCCGTGTCGGCCGTCAGGCGCTCCGTGAGGATCTTCGGTGCGACGGCGCGCTCGAGCTGCGTGTCGAAGGCCTTCCAGACCACCCCATCCCGCCCTCGCCCACTTTCTCGATCAGGCGGTAGTGCGAGAGCTGGTCCCGCGCTGCTGGTTCATCCCCTGCCTCCCCGGCGCCGTCGCTCTCCGCTGCCGGCGGCGCCCAGAGCATGGCCCCGCCGCGCCCGCTTGCCCACCCCCAGTTTGCGGTCGCCCGCTCGGCCCCCCGGCCTAGGCGAAGTAGCTGCGCCAGAGGACCCGCGCGAGCGTCGCGGCCACGACGGCGAGGAAGAAGAGCCGCACGAAGCGCACGCCGCGCGCAATCACGAGGCGCGAGCCCAGGCTCGCGCCCAGCACCTCGCCCGCGCCCATCGCCAGGCCCGGCAGCAGCAGCACCTTGCCGCCGAGCGCAAAGACCGCCAGCGAGACGATGTTGCTCGTGAAGTTCATCACCTTCGTGTGCGCGGTGGCCCGGCGCAGGTCCAGGCCGAGCAGCGCGACGAAGGCCAGCGCCCAGAAGGAGCCCGTGCCGGGGCCGATGAAGCCGTCGTAGAAGCCGATGCCCAGGCCGCAGAGCGCGTAGAAGGCGAGCCGGGGCAGGCGCGGCCGCGCGGCGCCCTCCCCCACGCGCGGTGAGACGAGCAGGTAGATGAAGACGGCGACGAGGACCAGGGGCAGCGCGCGCTCGAGCAGATCGGGCGCGAGGCGCTGGATGGCCGCCGTGCCGAGAGCGGCGCCCACCGCCGTGAAGGCGATGCCGGGCAAGGTGTGTCGCAGGCGGACCAAACCGCTCGAGCGGTAGCTCAGCGTGGCCGTCAGGCTGCCGAAGCTCGACTGGAGCTTGTTCGTGCCGAGGGCGAGCGGGGCCGGGAGGCCGGCGGCGAGCAGCGCGGGAATCGTGATGATGCCCCCGCCGCCGGCGATGGAGTCGACGAAGCCGGCGAGGAAGCCCGCGGCGACGAGGAAGGCGTAGGTGGCGGCGGAGAGTGCTTCCATGCTCGCGGCGCGGATGAGGGTGGCGGGCGCGCCCGCGGCAGTGTAGCCGTTTCGGCCCGCGATGCCAGGACTTCTTGCCGCGCGCCGGGCTTGCCTGCGGCGTTCGGGCCCGCCGCCGTGCTATGCTGATGGCGGACCGCACCGGGAGGTCGCCACATGCACGCACGGGTCTGGGCGCCGGGGCGCCCTGCGTTCACGCTGCGCGCCACCGGGGCGCTGCTCGCCCTGGTCGCGCTCGCCGCTCTCGCCCACGCACCGCTCGCCCTCACCTATGTCGACAGCTCGCCCGTGGGCGCCAGCTTCCCCGAGTGGGAAGGCGGCGACACGGAGCTGGCCTTCGCGGACCTGAACGGCGACGGCCACGCGGACGTGGTGACGATCGGCGATCACAGCTCGCCCTACATCGGCACGGGCCTGCACGGCGTGATCGCCTATCTCGGCGACGGCGCCGGCGGCTGGACGCTCCGGATGACCGGCAACTTCGGCTACGGCGGCATCGCCGTGGGCGACGCGAACGGCGACGGCTTCATGGACGTCGGCTACGGCATGCACCACGACTACTCGAGCACCGACCTGGGCGACCAGCTGATCGAGGTGGCCCTCGGCGATGGCACGGCGGCAAGCTGGACGCCCTGGGACGACGGCCTCGCCACGAACGGCGAGAGCTGGGGCATGTTCGCCACCGACTTCGCCGACTTCGACCTGGACGGGCGCCTGGACCTGGCGTCGAACTCCTTCGGCTGCTGCAACGGCGTGCACGTCTACCTGAACGGCGGCGACGGCAGCTGGGCGCAGAGCTGGGCGAGCGCGGGCGGCAACTCGCGGTCCCTGCTCGTGGCGGGCGACGTCAATGGCGACGGCGCGCCGGACATCGCGGCCAGCCAGCAGAGCGGCACGATCTGGCTGGGCGACGGCGCCGGCGGCTTCACCGCGGCGAACGCGGGTCTGCCGCCGGCGGGCAACATCGGCCTGCGCGGGATCGCGCTCGGCGACGTCGACGGCGACGGCTGCGCGGATCTCGCCTGCGTGCAGAGCGGCGGCCCGCGGGTCTATCTGTGGCGCGGCGACCACTGGGAGTCCGCGAGCACGGGCCTGCCGGCGAGCGGCAGCTACTCCCACACGCAGCTCTGGGACTTCGACCTGGACGGCTTCGTCGACCTCGCGGCGCTCGCCAACGGCACCGGCACGCTCTGGCGCGGTGACGGCGCGGGCGGCTGGAGCGCGGGCGGCGGCTTCGCGG from bacterium includes the following:
- a CDS encoding STAS domain-containing protein, which produces MTKRPLLRYTATRVESSKAGVYTLSGRLTGDRESYELLEAIGAAVEDGVRHVVLDLEALEFSNSSGLGIIASIYNLVHPHAGRLVVVGAGDMIRKSMEIIRLWELVGHARSVEDALLQLPEV